The genomic stretch AACGCCATCAATCAACTTTACGGTTTCTTTGCCGTAGCTTTCTTCAAACGCTTCGCGCTCAAAAACGCCGCTAGAGACGACGGGGAAAAGTTGTGCAGCAATTAAAGTGGCACGGTCCATGGACAAGGTGACCAAGATTTCGATCATCTCTCGGCCACGCCAAAGCAAGAGCGATGCTTGCTCGTGATCTTTTAAAAGTTCTTCACAGTGACGATAAACTTTAATCAGTTTATTCGAGGTTTTTGCGTCTTGATTCAATGACGCAATCCAACTTTCTAGCTCAAACTGTTCGCTTGGGTTTAAATGTGCGCTTCGTACCGCAACCATCATGCCTTCCTAGTTATTCTGTTTATACCCAATTCAATATGACTAACTGGTTCCAAGTTAGTTCGACCATATTGATATCAGCGCAAGTTTCCCTGCGCCTTTGTGATTCATTTTGAAGCCTTGTTTAAGGGCCTCTAAGCCTTGATAAAGAGAGCCATGGATTCTAGATGACTGGTATGTGGGAACATGTCCAACATACCAAGCTTGGCTAATTGGTAGCCTTGTTTTTCCAAGCTCTCAGAATCTCTAGCTAGAGTAGCAGGATTACACGAAACATAAACCACACGCTTCGCTCCTAACGCTGAAATTTGATCAACGATCCCACTCGCTCCAGCCCTTGCAGGGTCGAGCAATACTTTATCGAATTTCTCTTTTGCCCAAGGCTGTGAAGATAAGTCTTCTTCAAGGTTCGCTTGGTAAAACTCGGTATTACTCAATTGGTTTAATTCTGCATTCGACGTGGCCTGTTGTACCATTTCGTCAACACCTTCAACACCAACCACAAACGCCGATTGCTGTGCGATAGGCAGACTGAAGTTACCTAACCCACAAAACAGGTCAAGCACTCGCTCATCCGCTTTAGGTTCTAACCACTCAATCGCTTGAGCCACCATCTGTTGGTTTACCTTCTGGTTAACCTGAATAAAGTGGTTTGGTTCAAACGGCAATGTCACACCCGTTTCTTTATAAGCTGGCGCATCACCCACTAAGCGAAGTAATTTGTCGGTTTCTGGCATCAAGTACAGAGTCGCATCTTCCTCTTTCGCTAACGCAATCAGCGCTTGCTCATCTTTTTCTACCAAAGGCTTAAGGTGACGCAGCACCATAACAGGGCCAGTATCACCCAATACCAATTCAACGTGTCCTAAAGAGGTAAGGTTGCTGAAAGTGTTGAGTAAATTTTTCAGCTTTGGCAGCAAGACATTAAGACGAGGATCAAGCACGGCACAGTCAGTGATGTTTTCAATCTGTTTGCTTTGCTTCTTACGGAATCCAAACTGAAGCTTCTGTGTTTTCTTATCAACAAACAGGCTGATGCGCGCACGACGACGATAACCGGTTTCATCACCCACAATCGGTTGGGCAACTTCGGTCTTATCCGTCTTATATTGGTTCATTAAGTGCGTGAGAGATTGCGCCTTGTGCTCAATCTGAGATTCGTAACCAAGGTGCTGAAGATGGCAGCCACCACACTGATTAAAGTGTTTACAAAAAGGCTTTAAACGTTGCTCGCTCGGCTTCAATAATTTGATGAGTTTCGCGCGTGAAAATTTACTCTTACTCTCAGTAAGTTGAATAACCACCTGCTCACCAGGCAATGCGCCATCAATGAAAACAGGTTTGTTTTTCTGATAAGCGATACCAGCGCCATTGTGATCCATTCGTTCAACTAAAACCGATTGATGCTTGGTCTCGAGTTGAGTTTTCTTTTTTGGTTGGAAAAAACGTGCCATTGCTTGCGCCTAATGTATCTTTTAATAAGTAATTGGTATCCAGGACTCATTATTCTGTCTTGGAATCATTGTCGAACGTCACGGCTTTGATTAAGCTTACCGTTCACTTAACCGCCATTGTGTGCGTTATTTTCCCATATCCAGACCTCGATGTAATTAAAGAACATGACCAGATATGGCTTAAGAGCCCGTGTAATTACCTTAACTCTAGCTCCAACCCTGATTATTGGGTTGCTATTGAGTGCATTTTTCTCATTTAACCGCTATCAAGACCTTGAGGGGCAAGTGGTTAACACTGGTACTAGCATCATTGAACCACTGGCGATTGCGAGTGAATCCGGCATGCAACTCGAAAGCCGAGAGTCTGTTCGTCAGCTGATTAGCTATGCGCATCGAAAGAATTCTAAGCTTGTGCGCAGTATCGCGGTGTTCGATGAACGACACGAGTTGTTTGTAACGTCAAACTTCCACCCTGATTTTGAAAGCCTGACCTACCCGAAAGATAAACCTATTCCGCATTTAAGCTCGTCGAATCTGCTCGATAATACGCTGATTCTTCGGACACCAATTATTGCGGAAGGTCAGTACATCAATTCGGCCAATGGCCAATCACAAGCCAACCAAGCCATTGGTTATATCGCGATTGAGTTAGACCTATCTTCACTTCGTTTGCAACAATACCAAGAGGTGTTCTCAGCCTTCTTAGTACTGATTCTAGGACTGGGGCTTTCTGGTGTGTTCGCTTTCCGCTTGATGCACGATGTGACTCAACCGATCACACACATGAAGAACATGGTCGACCGGATTCGTCGTGGTCACTTAGATGTCCGTATTGAAGGTAAAATGCACGGTGAGTTGGACTCGCTGAAAAATGGTATCAACGCGATGGCGGTGTCGCTGTCGGAATATCACGTCGAGATGCAGCACAGCATTGACCAAGCAACCTCGGATCTGCGTGAAACCCTTGAACAGTTAGAGATTCAAAACGTTGAGTTGGACATCGCGAAAAAACGCGCACAAGAAGCGGCTCGTGTTAAGTCTGAATTCTTAGCCAATATGTCTCACGAGCTAAGAACACCACTAAATGGTGTGATTGGCTTTACTCGACAGATGCTTAAAACTCACCTGTCGAACAGCCAAACCGATTATCTACAAACCATCGAACGCTCTGCCAATAACTTACTTAGTATCATTAACGATATCTTGGACTTCTCGAAGCTTGAGGCCGGTAAACTAGCCCTAGAAAACATTCCATTTGAATTCCAAGCCAGCCTTGAAGAGGTTGTGAACCTTCAAGCGACTAACGCCCATGAGAAAGGATTAGAATTGACGCTTAAGATTGATCCTAAAGTGCCACCGGGCGTTGTTGGTGACCCACTGCGTATCCAGCAAATCCTAACCAACCTCGTTGGTAACTCAATCAAGTTTACTGAGCGTGGCAACATTGATATCAGTGTTGAACTGCGCTCGCAAAGCGAAGACAACATCGAGCTGCAATTCATGGTTCGCGATACCGGTATTGGTATCTCAGAGCGTCAACAAGCCCAATTATTCCAAGCCTTCAGCCAAGCGGATGCGAGTATCTCTCGTCGCTATGGCGGTACTGGCCTAGGTCTGGTTATCACTCAGAAGCTTGTTAGCCAAATGGGTGGTGAAATCAGTCTAACCAGTCGTCTGCACCAAGGTTCAACCTTCTGGTTCACTTTAAGGCTTTCGACTACCGATATGCCAATGACCGAGCTGATTGAAACTCAATGTCTGCAAGACAAGCAACTGCTGCTTATCGAACCAAACATGCAAGCGGCTTCGATTACTCAGCAAATTCTGACTCAAGAAGGCTTAGTCGTTACTTACCGTTCGGTAATGCCTGATGAGTCGACCTCATACGACTACGTTCTGCTTAACCTTGCGGCTAACCAAGATTACCAATTTGATACGGTAAGTGGTTGGGCAATTGGTGCGAAGAAGATTGCTCAGAACGTGATTATTGGTACACCGAGTACCGAGTTAGCATTGGGTGAGCAACTGATGAAAGAGGTTGATGTTCA from Vibrio pomeroyi encodes the following:
- the barA gene encoding two-component sensor histidine kinase BarA, translated to MTRYGLRARVITLTLAPTLIIGLLLSAFFSFNRYQDLEGQVVNTGTSIIEPLAIASESGMQLESRESVRQLISYAHRKNSKLVRSIAVFDERHELFVTSNFHPDFESLTYPKDKPIPHLSSSNLLDNTLILRTPIIAEGQYINSANGQSQANQAIGYIAIELDLSSLRLQQYQEVFSAFLVLILGLGLSGVFAFRLMHDVTQPITHMKNMVDRIRRGHLDVRIEGKMHGELDSLKNGINAMAVSLSEYHVEMQHSIDQATSDLRETLEQLEIQNVELDIAKKRAQEAARVKSEFLANMSHELRTPLNGVIGFTRQMLKTHLSNSQTDYLQTIERSANNLLSIINDILDFSKLEAGKLALENIPFEFQASLEEVVNLQATNAHEKGLELTLKIDPKVPPGVVGDPLRIQQILTNLVGNSIKFTERGNIDISVELRSQSEDNIELQFMVRDTGIGISERQQAQLFQAFSQADASISRRYGGTGLGLVITQKLVSQMGGEISLTSRLHQGSTFWFTLRLSTTDMPMTELIETQCLQDKQLLLIEPNMQAASITQQILTQEGLVVTYRSVMPDESTSYDYVLLNLAANQDYQFDTVSGWAIGAKKIAQNVIIGTPSTELALGEQLMKEVDVQCITKPLSRKKLLQTLVSNQAPTLIAPAIETHSEEKLPLTVMAVDDNPANLKLITALLKERVETVISCTSGQQAIDKATETPFDIIFMDIQMPQMDGVTACENIKKLANNANTPVIAVTAHAMIGERDRLLEAGMDDYLTKPIEEHVLQQVLIHWSPTSEVEHIEKINPDHPAVSAEIDNSQVSETEASVHKNIIIDWQAAMKQAANKEDLARDMLQMLVDFIPEVYEAAEKAIEDSDYPVEQLIHIIHKMHGSSSYSGVPRLKSVCATIEKELRSGTSVEDIEPELFELQDELEKVQATAIHYLKPAKA
- the rlmD gene encoding 23S rRNA (uracil(1939)-C(5))-methyltransferase RlmD — encoded protein: MARFFQPKKKTQLETKHQSVLVERMDHNGAGIAYQKNKPVFIDGALPGEQVVIQLTESKSKFSRAKLIKLLKPSEQRLKPFCKHFNQCGGCHLQHLGYESQIEHKAQSLTHLMNQYKTDKTEVAQPIVGDETGYRRRARISLFVDKKTQKLQFGFRKKQSKQIENITDCAVLDPRLNVLLPKLKNLLNTFSNLTSLGHVELVLGDTGPVMVLRHLKPLVEKDEQALIALAKEEDATLYLMPETDKLLRLVGDAPAYKETGVTLPFEPNHFIQVNQKVNQQMVAQAIEWLEPKADERVLDLFCGLGNFSLPIAQQSAFVVGVEGVDEMVQQATSNAELNQLSNTEFYQANLEEDLSSQPWAKEKFDKVLLDPARAGASGIVDQISALGAKRVVYVSCNPATLARDSESLEKQGYQLAKLGMLDMFPHTSHLESMALFIKA